The DNA region aaaagcaaagaatgAAGCCTTTTTCCTGAGTTAAATAATGCAAAAACCACACTGACaacttgttttttgtgtaaTGTTTTTCACTTATCAGACACCCCCAAAGTCCCATGACTAAAACCTCTGAGCCTTGGGTATAAAACAGTTTGACCCCAGTCTAATAGTCTGAAAGGGGGCACATTTTGGCCCGATGCTGTTTCACCATCACCAAATGTTGATAACCTTGTGGTTTTTCTTCTAAATTTAACACCATAAGTAAACtttgcagtgttcattttgacagctattttcattttagtcttagtctcaGTCTTTTGATTACAGTAGGAGTTTCCAGTGCAAGTCTTAACCCCAAGTCTATGGCAATGATGAACAAGTAGCGTCTGTCATTGTAGCTCCATCATAACAGCAACCTTTACCAGATATTGTtagtaaaacaaaaatcaagaaTTTTCTGGCTCTGCAAACACATGAGCGATTACTGAAATTTATACAGACattaaatttaaacattttcatattgtgcctttaaatgtatttgacaacaaagaaatcaaaagTTCCCTTTAAGGCAGACTGATTAATTGATGCTGTCTAGCTATGTTTTCTTAGCTTTCTTGTGCCACTGACAGCAGTCTAAATCATCTGTCGATCTTCATTTGTCTTATGAATATTGGATTTAATGatctgtttctgctctcactctTGTGTTTAAATCATCTGTGTAGTTTGTAGCCCTgtgtgacaaaaacacaatcatCAGGGAGCCGTCTTCTCACTATGGCATCAGTGGAGGAAGAGCTGACTTGCTCCGTGTGCCGAGACTCCTTCAGCCAAGCCCACCCACTGCCCTGCGGCCACAGCTTCTGCCCCACCTGCATCCGCGAGGCCTGGAGCGCCcaggaggaggaaaaaactCGCTTCACTTGCCCGCAGTGTCAGGAGGAGCACGGAGAGGTGCTGTGCGACTGCTGCTCTTCTGATGCAGAGGAAGAACAAAAACCATTAGCTATTAAGACCTGCCTGAGGTGTGAAGTGTCGTTCTGTGCCAAACACCTCCAACCCCATCTGGAGAGGGCGGCGTTTAGCAACCACCTGTTGGTGGATCCACTGATGGACCTCTCCCAGAGAAGATGTCAGACACACACTGAAATATTACGCTACTACTGTGCAGATGAGAGGGTGTATGTTTGTGGAGATTGTTTGCTGGACGGAGGCCACGCTCAGCATAAAGTGAAGGCGCTGAGACAGGTGGAGGAGGATCTGAAGGTCAGCTGGAAGACTACACAGactgtttgtttatgtgtttgtgtgaaagaCGGGCTGGTTTCTCATGTGGCTTTCTCCTCAGGTCATTCTACAAACACTGCTCAGAAAATCAGAAGAGAAGATTAGAGAAGGAGAGCGAATCCTTAAAGAGCATGAGAACGTTGACACCACCATGACAGTGAGTATGACTATGAAACCTGCTGAAAATATAACCACAGTCACAATAACCATCAGCTATCACAGCCAGCTGTGAGCGCATAAAAGTTCTTACagtgaaaaatatcagaaattggTCTTTAATAAAACTACATAATATGGTGAAATACGGTTTTCCATCACCTTTAGGGCATTTTTTTCAGGTGCTGAGAGCAATGGGAGCTTTCATATATTCTACCGCTCAACCCCAAGTTACTACAGTGGTTATGAAACTTTGTACCggcccccctttggcagatgaaaatatttccaATGCCCAACTCCTACTCCTCATGCACATCAATGACATTTTGCTGCTGTCGGGCCAAAACCTTGCATGTCCAAAATCACCATTTTTCAGGGAATctaaaaataactgcatttttgaatgatttaacactgaatgaTCATATCCAGCAtctctttgacactttttataaCTTTGAAATTTGTCTAAATACACTGgtagatgtaaagggtgaccagtagcactgatttatgaaaaaagaaaatcatgaaaaatggagatacaaggttttggcccaacatCAGGTGTATATTGATATGGAGAGATAAACCTATCACAGGCAGGTAGAATATGGCAGAGGGAAGGATTTTGGCTCTTTCtttaaagatcacatattttaccccttaaagacaagtttatattggtctcagaggtcccaaaatatgcctgtgaagttgaaaaaactctccagtattagatttttgcatgtctaaaaacctctctgttttggccctgctcagaatgagctgtttctgtgtctgtggctttaaatttaactgaactgtctgactccgcccctctcaggaaatagatgtggctctcctgatccctCCCCACATGACATAATAAGGGAAAAAtatgagaacagcttgtttcagcacacattttctgaaagctggtGAAGGGGGCTGGGGGGATTCTGGtacttggggggattgtggacagaccagggacacatattattttttaaaaagcctgaaaaagggatttttgcataatatgtcccctttaataccCACCGTGGTGGtgggatacaccctggactggtcggcAGTCAGTAGCTGGACTAACATAGAGAGACAACCAGTCACACTTGCTTACGTGCAGCCCCTGAACTTTGATCCATAACTGCATATTTCCTTGGGGCAAGGATATAAAGAAAGCTTGTCTGTCTATTAACATCCTTATAGATGAGAGAAAGAGCAGGAGTCAGGCCCAGAGTTGGAaactcagattactgtaattgagtagtttttgtgtgcttgtacttttttgagtatgTCTTATAATCAGAACTTTTACTTCTTCTTCATTAAGccttaaccagagtaactgctcttttacttgagtaccatactcttgtactttttccaccactgttgactacacagtagcacctAGAGAGAGTTGCCTATTGTACAGtaatccctgctggggttctttttctcatgtttacggtgaattgttgtttttgatatgaGACATGTTTGCACCTTAtgtgaagttatccaccgagTTAGAGCTCCTGCCTGTGACTTTAAGTGTCCTGAAAGGACACAGAGCATATTCTTCATGTATTGCCTTGCTCTGAGGTTGGCTCTCTGATTTGTTCTTGCCAGATGAGTTTCTGTAGCTCTATCATGATGTAAATCATTAAACATCTTTTAAGTGTAGTTGAACTAAATGTGGTGTGGCCCAACACAGACACTtctaaagtgttaaatttaactctccATGAGTTTAGTTAACACtttcaattttgctgtgtatttcactttattatagaaatgtgactttacctgaacaacctagttggagatctgttctcttgttgttcttgccaataaagaaagttcaaattttacagtaaaagtcTTCAGCAGCTACTCAGCACTTAAAGTTACTTGAATAGATTTATTGACCAGGACTATTACTTTTACTGAACACATTTTAGCCATAATACACATGTCCAAAATAAGAATTCTACTCTGATTCTAACATCCTGACTACCTCTACCCTCAATATAAAGTTCATTCTTCGTTAAAGAAGTGGCTAAATAAGTCATAATTCCTGTTCTGTTTTATTACAGAGGCATTTTAGGTATATCACACATCATAAAAATCTTCTACATTCAACCAGGATTTCTAACTATTTCACAATGAATGTATGTCAAATGTGGTGGTGGTACCCCACTACAAACAACAGGTGcccttttattattattgctcCTCAGACATCCAGAACTCACCACTGATGCTGCAGGGAAAATAACAGTGAGACTTTTAAATGTAGATGGCAGGCTGTAGATGTTAAATCGCTGGGTTATTGTGAGTGGGTTGATCCTGGTACTATGTGACTGAGTTAAATATTTATTAGCCAAAGGTATCCTGTAAATCCTATACTGTTGAAGTTAGGATCATATTTAAATCCTTTCCAAGTACAACCCCAGTCCAGCCTTGATTATCTTTAAATCACTGATGTTGCACCAGCCTACAATCCTTCGCGTCTCTTTTCAGGAGTCTCTGAAGCAGGATGACATACAGGTGGAGCGGCTGGGAACAGACCTGCAGGCCCAGGTGAAGAAGCTGGTGGTCGCTCTGAGGGAGATCACCAAGAGGGAGAGACAGCAGCTGATAGAACGAGTGAACGAGGACTGCCTCAAGGTGAGGGAGGACATGGGCCGAGTGCTGAACATCCAGCATTACTTGTCCTCTCTGCTGGCAGAGCCTGACCCCTTCCTGCTCATCTGGGTAAGAGTCACAGCTGAACAGACACTCTGATATATATCAGCAGATGTGCTGGGAGCCAGATCAGAAACATGCACTCAGTTCTGTACATTGTTGGAGGTGTTTAAAGCCGGGATTTATCCTAGTTTTGGTCATGGAATGCATtgatttgtgtgattttttgccactattgaaGAGCCTCATTCTGGACAACTGAAAGCATGCAGTGATTTTTTGAGATGATTGAAAAGATGATGGATCGTTAAAGGTCAgatattatgcaaaacacactttttcaggcttttctaacaaaaaaatctgcccctggcctgtccacaatctccacctttcagaaaatatatgtgctaaaaaaaaaagctgttctcagattttcccctcatgatgtcatgtggggaggtAGCCCAGCCCCCAAATTCaattggccctccctgcttggaagagagttccaccctcctctcctgctcctcctctcagaggaggagcaggagagccacatccattaagccacattcatttcctgagaggggcagagtcaggggcggagtcagactgctcaataacatttaaagctacagacacagaaacagtttttaggcatgcaaaaatccaatactggagtgtattttcagcaacaaacttcacaggcatgttttggggacctctgagaccaatattaacttgtcttaaaggggtaaaatatgtcctctttaatgCTGAAGTCGATCgtaagtcatgaaaaacatcttctctgccaagagtTTTCTGTGTGGCACTTTGCTCATGTAAAAGAAACGAGGTCCACTTCTGGTTAAACAGCTACTCTCCttcagctacatccaagctaatagctaccacagcagcagcaagtGGATGCACAAGCAAACCCATCTGTAACGCCAAAGCAGGCatggagaagagcaaaaacgtcatttctgtcatgaaaatctttcagtgtagctctttgcacttgttttaataaagaaatgtggtccagttttgctacatctgagctaatcactccttCAGCAGCAATTACCCACTCACACTACAACTAACACCTTCCCCTTGTAACtatcacacacatacaccacaGCAGGCCTAGAGAtgagcaaaaacatgttttccctCATGAAAacctttcagtgttgttttttgctctttttgtcatagagaaatgtgatccagtttttttttttttttaatgccgcTGTACTATAGCTAAATCCAAACTAatcagcagccattgctatcagctctcagtacaactaaactccaCC from Cheilinus undulatus linkage group 13, ASM1832078v1, whole genome shotgun sequence includes:
- the trim110 gene encoding E3 ubiquitin-protein ligase TRIM11, with amino-acid sequence MASVEEELTCSVCRDSFSQAHPLPCGHSFCPTCIREAWSAQEEEKTRFTCPQCQEEHGEVLCDCCSSDAEEEQKPLAIKTCLRCEVSFCAKHLQPHLERAAFSNHLLVDPLMDLSQRRCQTHTEILRYYCADERVYVCGDCLLDGGHAQHKVKALRQVEEDLKVILQTLLRKSEEKIREGERILKEHENVDTTMTESLKQDDIQVERLGTDLQAQVKKLVVALREITKRERQQLIERVNEDCLKVREDMGRVLNIQHYLSSLLAEPDPFLLIWAFQSDDTKLLEDLNCPLYVPDIISLDRKHILEDIESKYREFITATLRCLSDLKRELLTSPLTLDTNTAHPLLSISDDFRSASRVKSRLPCAAHPERFDHWPQVLTAQTFSTGTHYWELEAEGFWDIGICYRSIGRKGKEGNAFGNNKVSWSLTQQHDRKLAAWHNRKKTRLTYQMTGNRVAVAVDYGTGTITFSEVGSSSNLTHIHTFATTFTQPVCLGFGLYKAELNSRITIVKV